A window of the Streptomyces sp. Ag109_O5-10 genome harbors these coding sequences:
- a CDS encoding bifunctional DNA primase/polymerase, giving the protein MSRTPYETFPGHLAELRELGDAAGVTPDGAAWLASAGTYPRSTLAFWEERPDAPVVLPCGTVFDVVNAPAIFGRRMLDRLWDEGPGSGPVAVFRGRMLLFAAPGTAARLPSLLDWEEWGGRSGAVPPLLCHGTGDAVTVPAPAPRAAPAPAPAGTRWLVAPDTRHPWLPGPEILLWAAVRAARPTVRISIFPPADQDAKVYDVSRRR; this is encoded by the coding sequence ATGAGCCGCACACCGTACGAGACCTTCCCGGGCCACCTCGCCGAGCTCCGCGAGCTCGGCGACGCGGCCGGGGTCACCCCGGACGGAGCCGCCTGGCTGGCCTCCGCAGGAACGTATCCGCGGAGCACGCTCGCGTTCTGGGAGGAGCGGCCGGACGCCCCGGTCGTGCTGCCCTGCGGGACCGTGTTCGACGTGGTGAACGCCCCGGCGATCTTCGGCCGCCGCATGCTGGACCGGCTGTGGGACGAGGGGCCGGGCTCCGGGCCGGTCGCGGTCTTCCGGGGCCGGATGCTCCTGTTCGCCGCCCCCGGCACCGCCGCCCGGCTGCCGTCGCTCCTGGACTGGGAGGAGTGGGGCGGCCGGAGCGGCGCCGTACCGCCGCTGCTGTGCCACGGCACCGGCGACGCGGTGACCGTACCGGCGCCGGCACCGCGCGCCGCTCCCGCTCCCGCCCCGGCCGGCACCCGCTGGCTGGTCGCCCCGGACACCCGGCATCCATGGCTTCCCGGCCCGGAGATCCTGCTCTGGGCGGCCGTCCGCGCGGCCCGCCCGACCGTCCGCATATCGATTTTTCCTCCCGCCGACCAGGATGCTAAGGTCTACGACGTCAGCAGGCGCCGCTAG
- a CDS encoding AAA domain-containing protein — protein sequence MTTDSDPGTAAAQATAAILHDTLHGTERGVVVDSPPGAGKSTLVVRAALELADAGRPLMVVAQTNAQVDDLVLRLAEKNPELPVGRLHSSDADPYDKALDDLPSVRKSAKAADLKEAQVVLSTAAKWAHVTVDEPWRHAIVDEAYQMRSDSLLAVAGLFERALFVGDPGQLDPFAIVGSEQWAGLSYDPSASAVSTLLAHNPGLPQHRLPVSWRLPASAAPLVSGAFYPYTPFRSGTGHGDRRLTFAVPSDGSGPDRVIDEAAESGWGLLELPARHTPRTDPEAVRAVATVVRRLLDRGGAALSERSPAPAPLTADRIAVGTAHRDQAAAVRAALAELGAADVTVDTANRLQGREYDVTVVLHPLSGRPDATAFHLETGRLCVLASRHRHACIMVCRAGVTDLLDDYPSTEPVQLGTLVKFPDGWEANHAVLAHLGEHRVTWRS from the coding sequence ATCACCACGGACTCCGATCCCGGCACGGCCGCCGCACAGGCCACCGCCGCGATCCTGCACGACACCCTGCACGGCACCGAGCGGGGTGTGGTCGTGGACTCCCCGCCGGGCGCCGGCAAGTCCACGCTGGTGGTGCGGGCGGCGCTCGAACTCGCCGACGCCGGCCGCCCGCTGATGGTGGTCGCGCAGACGAACGCGCAGGTCGACGACCTGGTCCTGCGGCTCGCCGAGAAGAACCCGGAGCTGCCCGTCGGCCGCCTGCACAGCAGCGACGCGGACCCGTACGACAAGGCGCTGGACGACCTGCCGAGCGTCCGCAAGTCGGCGAAGGCGGCCGACCTGAAGGAGGCGCAGGTCGTGCTCTCCACCGCCGCGAAGTGGGCGCACGTGACGGTGGACGAGCCCTGGCGGCACGCGATCGTCGACGAGGCGTACCAGATGCGCTCGGACTCCCTGCTCGCCGTGGCCGGCCTGTTCGAACGGGCGCTGTTCGTGGGCGACCCCGGCCAGCTGGACCCGTTCGCGATCGTGGGCAGCGAGCAGTGGGCGGGCCTGTCGTACGACCCCTCGGCGTCCGCCGTCTCCACCCTCCTCGCCCACAACCCGGGCCTGCCCCAGCACCGCCTCCCGGTCTCCTGGCGCCTCCCGGCGTCTGCGGCCCCCCTGGTCTCCGGCGCGTTCTACCCGTACACCCCGTTCCGCAGCGGAACCGGCCACGGCGACCGCCGCCTCACCTTCGCCGTCCCCTCCGACGGTTCCGGGCCCGACCGGGTCATCGACGAGGCGGCGGAGTCCGGCTGGGGCCTGCTGGAACTGCCCGCCCGGCACACCCCGCGCACCGACCCGGAGGCGGTCCGCGCGGTGGCCACGGTGGTACGGCGCCTGCTCGACCGCGGCGGCGCGGCCCTCTCGGAACGCTCCCCGGCCCCCGCGCCCCTCACCGCCGACCGGATCGCCGTCGGCACCGCCCACCGGGACCAGGCGGCAGCCGTCCGCGCGGCCCTGGCGGAGCTGGGCGCGGCCGACGTCACCGTGGACACGGCGAACCGTCTCCAGGGCCGGGAGTACGACGTGACGGTGGTCCTCCACCCGCTCTCCGGCCGCCCCGACGCCACCGCGTTCCACCTGGAGACGGGCCGCCTCTGCGTCCTCGCCTCCCGCCACCGCCACGCCTGCATCATGGTCTGCCGCGCCGGCGTGACCGACCTCCTGGACGACTACCCGTCCACGGAACCGGTCCAGCTGGGAACCCTCGTCAAGTTTCCGGACGGCTGGGAGGCGAACCACGCCGTGCTGGCCCACCTGGGCGAGCACCGGGTGACGTGGCGGTCCTGA
- a CDS encoding phosphatase PAP2 family protein gives MPQTEKPGTEVAARTPLRWWTELPLILLVYGCYTAGRLLARGDTATAVDHGLAILRIEKALHLNAEHPLNRLFTREAWLGIPADFWYASLHYLVTPVILVFLFRKRAEIYQRARTWLMTSTFIGLIGFTLLPTCPPRLLDVKYGFVDTMAQYSSYGWWGGDASAPRGLGGMTNQYAAMPSLHCGWALWCGVMLWRHGGNRVTRVLGVAYPLLTAIVVMGTANHYFLDAVAGVFVMGMGYLLAPYVMRVADLVRVRITPGASLVAARSDGAGSPIVSAGCQTSAGERIPSQRESRLAAAAEPDAAPTDAGDGAPAPAR, from the coding sequence ATGCCGCAGACCGAGAAACCGGGCACCGAGGTGGCTGCACGAACCCCGCTGCGCTGGTGGACCGAGCTGCCGCTGATCCTCCTGGTGTACGGCTGCTACACCGCCGGCCGCCTGCTCGCGCGCGGGGACACCGCCACCGCCGTCGACCACGGCCTGGCGATCCTGCGCATCGAGAAGGCCCTGCACCTCAACGCCGAGCACCCGCTCAACCGCCTGTTCACGCGTGAGGCGTGGCTCGGCATACCGGCGGACTTCTGGTACGCCTCACTGCACTACCTGGTCACCCCGGTGATCCTGGTCTTCCTGTTCCGCAAGCGCGCCGAGATCTACCAGCGGGCCCGCACCTGGCTGATGACGTCCACGTTCATCGGCCTGATCGGCTTCACCCTGCTGCCCACCTGCCCGCCGCGGCTGCTGGACGTGAAGTACGGCTTCGTCGACACGATGGCCCAGTACAGCTCGTACGGCTGGTGGGGCGGCGACGCCAGTGCGCCGCGCGGCCTCGGCGGCATGACCAACCAGTACGCGGCGATGCCGAGCCTGCACTGCGGCTGGGCGTTGTGGTGCGGGGTGATGCTGTGGCGCCACGGCGGCAACCGCGTGACCAGGGTGCTCGGCGTGGCCTACCCGCTGCTGACCGCGATCGTCGTGATGGGCACCGCCAACCACTACTTCCTGGACGCGGTGGCGGGCGTGTTCGTGATGGGCATGGGCTACCTGCTGGCGCCGTACGTGATGCGGGTCGCGGATCTCGTCCGGGTGCGGATCACCCCCGGCGCCTCCCTCGTCGCAGCGCGCTCGGACGGCGCAGGCTCCCCGATTGTCAGTGCCGGATGCCAGACTTCGGCGGGTGAGCGAATTCCATCGCAGCGCGAGTCCCGGCTCGCCGCCGCAGCCGAACCGGACGCTGCCCCCACAGACGCGGGGGACGGCGCTCCGGCACCGGCTCGCTGA
- a CDS encoding histidine phosphatase family protein, whose protein sequence is MAPRILLARHGQTEWSLSGKHTGRTDVPLLEEGRRGAKLLGERLHRPPFDGLADAEIRTSPLARARETCELAGFGDRAARWDTLMEWDYGAYEGLTPAQIQASRPGWLIWRDGVPGGESLAEVTARADEAVAWARSADRDVLVFAHGHILRSIGARWLGLPLDFAARIRLNPTSLSVLGWAYGEPAVESWNDVGHLAG, encoded by the coding sequence ATGGCACCGCGCATCCTGCTGGCCCGGCACGGACAGACGGAGTGGTCGCTGTCCGGCAAGCACACCGGCAGGACCGACGTACCGCTCCTGGAGGAGGGCCGTCGGGGTGCCAAGCTGCTCGGCGAGCGCCTGCACCGGCCGCCGTTCGACGGCCTCGCCGACGCCGAGATCCGCACCAGCCCGCTGGCACGCGCGCGTGAGACCTGCGAACTCGCCGGCTTCGGCGACCGCGCCGCCCGCTGGGACACGCTGATGGAGTGGGACTACGGGGCGTACGAGGGCCTGACCCCCGCGCAGATCCAGGCGTCCCGGCCGGGTTGGCTGATCTGGCGGGACGGTGTCCCCGGGGGCGAGTCCCTCGCGGAGGTCACGGCGCGGGCCGACGAGGCCGTGGCCTGGGCGCGCTCGGCCGACCGCGACGTGCTGGTCTTCGCCCACGGGCACATCCTGCGGTCGATCGGGGCGCGGTGGCTGGGGCTGCCGCTGGACTTCGCGGCCCGGATCCGGCTGAACCCGACATCCCTGTCGGTGCTGGGGTGGGCTTACGGGGAGCCCGCCGTCGAGAGCTGGAACGACGTGGGGCACCTGGCGGGGTGA
- a CDS encoding spermidine synthase, with product MGKSRNSRRRPAAAEAVVEAVDGGLAQLIPDPDRGRAWTLLIDGAPQSHVDLDDPAYLFFEYQRRLGHVIDLAAPPGRPVQVVHLGGGALTLARYVAATRPRSTQQVVERDAALVQLVRRELPLDANARIRVRSVDARDGLGKVPEAWADLVIADVFSGARTPAHLTSTEFLDAVRRVLRPGGMYAANLADGPPLAHLRGQIATAGARFAEVAAVADPAVWRGKRFGNAVLVAADVQLPVAELTRRCASDPHPGRVEHGRSLRDFTGGAVAVTDAVAVASPSPPPSVFR from the coding sequence ATGGGCAAGTCCAGGAACTCACGTCGTCGGCCGGCCGCCGCCGAGGCCGTGGTCGAGGCCGTCGACGGCGGCCTGGCCCAGCTCATCCCGGACCCCGACCGGGGCCGGGCCTGGACGCTGCTCATCGACGGCGCCCCGCAGTCGCACGTCGACCTCGACGACCCTGCGTACCTCTTCTTCGAGTACCAGCGCCGGCTCGGCCACGTCATCGACCTGGCCGCACCGCCGGGCAGGCCCGTGCAGGTCGTGCACCTCGGCGGCGGCGCGCTCACGCTGGCGCGGTACGTCGCCGCGACCCGGCCCCGGTCCACCCAGCAGGTCGTGGAGCGGGACGCGGCCCTCGTCCAGCTGGTGCGGCGCGAGCTGCCGCTGGACGCGAACGCGCGGATACGGGTGCGGTCCGTGGACGCCCGGGACGGACTGGGCAAGGTTCCGGAGGCGTGGGCGGACCTCGTCATAGCGGATGTGTTCAGCGGGGCACGCACTCCTGCGCACTTGACGTCCACGGAGTTCCTGGATGCCGTGCGGAGAGTGCTGAGGCCGGGGGGAATGTACGCCGCGAACCTCGCGGACGGGCCGCCGTTGGCCCACCTGAGGGGGCAGATCGCCACCGCGGGGGCGCGGTTCGCGGAGGTCGCGGCGGTGGCCGACCCTGCGGTGTGGCGGGGGAAGCGGTTCGGCAACGCGGTGCTGGTGGCGGCCGACGTACAGCTCCCCGTCGCGGAACTGACCCGGCGTTGCGCATCCGATCCGCACCCGGGGCGGGTCGAACACGGGCGTTCTTTGCGGGACTTCACGGGCGGAGCGGTCGCCGTGACGGACGCGGTGGCGGTGGCTTCGCCTTCACCGCCGCCTTCGGTGTTTCGGTGA
- a CDS encoding response regulator transcription factor encodes MASVLVVEDDQFVRSALIRHLTDASHTVRSVGTALEALREVAHFRFDVVVLDLGLPDLDGSEALKMLRGITDVPVIIATARDDETEIVRLLNAGADDYLTKPFSVEHLSARMAAVLRRARSGGGEPAPSSVLRVGGLAVDPLRRQAELDGVRLDLTRREFDLLAFLAGRPGVVVPRKELLAEVWQQSYGDDQTIDVHLSWLRRKLGETAARPRYLHTLRGVGVKLEPPGGEARPVG; translated from the coding sequence ATGGCAAGTGTGCTCGTGGTCGAGGACGACCAGTTCGTCCGCTCGGCGCTCATCCGGCATCTCACCGACGCCTCGCACACCGTGCGCAGCGTGGGCACGGCACTGGAGGCACTGCGCGAGGTCGCCCATTTCCGGTTCGACGTCGTCGTGCTGGACCTCGGACTGCCGGACCTGGACGGCTCCGAGGCGCTGAAGATGCTGCGCGGCATCACCGACGTGCCTGTCATCATCGCCACCGCCCGGGACGACGAGACGGAGATCGTCCGGCTGCTCAACGCGGGCGCGGACGACTATCTGACGAAGCCGTTCTCCGTCGAGCACCTGTCGGCTCGGATGGCCGCCGTGCTGCGCCGGGCGCGGTCGGGCGGCGGTGAGCCGGCCCCGTCGAGCGTGCTGCGGGTCGGCGGACTGGCCGTCGACCCACTGCGCAGGCAGGCCGAGTTGGACGGGGTGCGGCTCGATCTCACCCGGCGGGAGTTCGACCTGCTGGCCTTCCTCGCCGGGCGGCCGGGGGTCGTGGTGCCGCGCAAGGAGCTGCTGGCGGAGGTGTGGCAGCAGTCCTACGGGGACGACCAGACCATCGACGTCCATCTGTCGTGGCTGCGGCGGAAGCTGGGCGAGACGGCGGCCCGGCCGCGGTATCTGCACACACTGCGGGGCGTCGGCGTGAAGCTGGAGCCGCCGGGCGGGGAAGCGAGGCCGGTCGGATGA
- a CDS encoding HAMP domain-containing sensor histidine kinase has protein sequence MRWALVKVCLAVTAMVVVAFAVPLGLVVKELARDRAFSNAEREAAAVAPALSITTDRDKLERVVASAGADRGMAVHIPAAGGQAGVDIGRQRAADRDIAAVRKLGRASTTGVAGGSTLLQPVALSSGSIAVVEVYVPESEVTNGVGTAWAVLAAVGLALIVGSVAVADRLGVRMVQPAQRLVEGAHELGEGKLGARVREEGPVELRLAAVAFNSMADQVVQLLANERELAADLSHRLRTPLTVLRLNAASLGDGTAAEQTRAAVAQLEREVDTIIRTAREAKPQTAAVGPGAGCDAAEVVRERMGFWSALAEDEGRKWRVAGVDRPVRIPVARADLAAALDALLGNVFRHTAEGTAFAVDVHNAEDAVIVLVSDAGHGIPDPEAAMARGRGSGAAGSTGLGLDIVRRLAESTGGDVRIGSSVLGGTEVRIWIQLDGRKPERTGHRGGVRRRRSRKPPGDPGRRGTGGTTGRIGLDL, from the coding sequence ATGAGATGGGCTCTGGTCAAGGTCTGTCTTGCGGTCACCGCGATGGTCGTGGTCGCCTTCGCCGTCCCGCTCGGCCTGGTGGTCAAGGAGCTGGCCCGCGACCGGGCGTTCTCCAACGCCGAGCGGGAGGCCGCCGCGGTCGCCCCGGCCCTGTCGATCACCACCGACCGGGACAAGCTGGAGCGGGTGGTGGCCTCCGCGGGCGCCGACCGGGGCATGGCCGTGCACATACCGGCGGCCGGTGGCCAGGCCGGCGTCGACATCGGCCGGCAGCGCGCCGCCGACCGGGACATCGCGGCCGTACGGAAGCTGGGGCGGGCCTCCACCACCGGGGTGGCCGGCGGATCGACCCTGCTGCAGCCCGTCGCGCTGAGCTCCGGCTCCATCGCGGTCGTCGAGGTGTACGTGCCCGAGTCCGAGGTGACCAACGGGGTCGGCACGGCCTGGGCGGTGCTCGCCGCCGTCGGCCTGGCGCTGATCGTCGGCTCGGTCGCGGTCGCCGACCGGCTGGGCGTACGGATGGTGCAGCCCGCCCAGCGACTGGTGGAGGGCGCGCACGAACTGGGCGAGGGCAAGCTGGGGGCGCGGGTGCGCGAGGAGGGGCCGGTCGAACTGCGGCTGGCCGCGGTCGCGTTCAACTCGATGGCCGACCAGGTCGTCCAACTGCTGGCGAACGAGCGGGAGCTGGCCGCCGATCTGTCGCATCGGCTGCGCACTCCGCTCACCGTGCTCCGGCTGAACGCGGCCTCGCTCGGGGACGGGACCGCGGCCGAGCAGACCCGGGCCGCGGTCGCGCAGCTGGAGCGCGAGGTCGACACCATCATCAGGACCGCGCGGGAGGCCAAGCCGCAGACGGCGGCCGTCGGGCCGGGTGCCGGGTGCGACGCGGCCGAGGTGGTGCGGGAGCGGATGGGGTTCTGGTCGGCGCTCGCGGAGGACGAGGGCCGCAAGTGGCGGGTGGCCGGGGTGGACCGTCCGGTGCGCATACCCGTGGCCCGCGCCGATCTGGCCGCCGCGCTCGACGCGCTGCTGGGCAACGTCTTCCGGCACACCGCCGAGGGGACCGCCTTCGCGGTCGACGTGCACAACGCGGAGGACGCGGTGATCGTGCTGGTCTCGGACGCGGGACACGGCATCCCCGACCCGGAGGCGGCGATGGCCCGCGGGCGGGGTTCGGGAGCGGCCGGGTCGACCGGACTCGGCCTGGACATCGTGCGCCGGCTCGCCGAGTCGACCGGCGGTGACGTGCGGATCGGGTCGTCGGTGCTGGGCGGGACCGAGGTGCGGATCTGGATCCAGCTGGACGGCCGCAAACCGGAGCGCACGGGCCACCGGGGAGGGGTGCGCAGACGGCGTTCGCGCAAGCCGCCGGGGGACCCGGGCAGGCGGGGGACAGGGGGAACGACCGGCAGAATTGGTCTCGACCTTTAA
- a CDS encoding cellulose binding domain-containing protein: MSTHRRRISGRNKAIGGLVAAAVVGGGAILFTGIAQAAGVGAAYTKTSDWSTGYTAQYVVTNNSGAREQDWTLEFDLPAGAKLSSLWNAEYTVSGQHVTVKPPKWDTDGLAAGEADTVGFVVNGSGDPTGCRIDNASCSADGTATPEPSGRPTQSATPTTKPTATATATSTATATPTATASPTQTTGSGTTASAGFAPYVDTSLYPAFDLLAAANATGVKNYNLAFVTDGGGCTPKWGGVTDLASDGVASQIGALRAKGGDVRVSFGGASGSELATTCSSADALATAYGKVVDAYNLTKVDFDVEGGALPNTTANTNRAKAIAKLQAAHPNLDVSFTLPVMPEGLTQDGVNLLSNAKANGVKISAVNIMAMDYGASYNGDMGTYAVQAATATQAQIKSVLGLSDSAAWKAVAVTPMIGVNDVSSEVFKVDDAAQLVDFAKSKGLGWLSMWSATRDQQCAGGAKSTADATCSSITQDKYAFSKAFAAIG; encoded by the coding sequence ATGAGCACGCACCGGCGCAGAATCAGTGGCAGGAACAAGGCGATAGGCGGGCTGGTCGCCGCGGCCGTCGTCGGTGGCGGGGCGATCCTGTTCACCGGGATCGCGCAGGCGGCCGGGGTCGGCGCCGCGTACACGAAGACCAGCGACTGGTCGACCGGGTACACCGCGCAGTACGTCGTCACGAACAACAGCGGGGCCAGGGAGCAGGACTGGACGCTGGAGTTCGACCTGCCGGCCGGCGCGAAGCTCAGCTCGCTGTGGAACGCCGAGTACACCGTCAGCGGGCAGCACGTCACCGTGAAGCCGCCGAAGTGGGACACGGACGGCCTCGCGGCCGGCGAGGCGGACACCGTCGGCTTCGTGGTCAACGGCAGCGGGGACCCGACCGGCTGCCGCATCGACAACGCGAGCTGTTCGGCGGACGGCACGGCGACCCCGGAGCCCAGCGGCCGCCCGACACAGTCCGCCACCCCGACCACGAAGCCGACGGCCACGGCGACCGCGACCTCCACCGCGACGGCCACCCCCACCGCCACCGCCTCCCCGACCCAGACCACCGGCTCCGGCACCACCGCCTCCGCCGGCTTCGCCCCCTACGTCGACACCTCCCTCTACCCGGCGTTCGACCTCCTCGCGGCCGCGAACGCCACCGGGGTGAAGAACTACAACCTCGCCTTCGTGACCGACGGCGGCGGCTGCACGCCCAAGTGGGGCGGCGTGACGGACCTGGCGAGCGACGGCGTGGCCTCCCAGATCGGCGCCCTGCGCGCCAAGGGCGGTGACGTCCGGGTCTCCTTCGGCGGTGCGTCCGGCTCCGAACTCGCCACCACCTGCTCCTCGGCGGACGCGCTGGCGACGGCGTACGGCAAGGTCGTCGACGCCTACAACCTGACCAAGGTCGACTTCGACGTGGAGGGCGGCGCGCTGCCCAACACCACCGCGAACACCAACCGCGCCAAGGCCATCGCCAAGCTCCAGGCCGCCCACCCGAACCTGGACGTCTCCTTCACCCTCCCGGTGATGCCGGAAGGCCTCACCCAGGACGGCGTGAACCTCCTGTCCAACGCCAAGGCCAACGGCGTGAAGATCAGCGCCGTCAACATCATGGCGATGGACTACGGCGCCTCCTACAACGGCGACATGGGCACCTACGCCGTCCAGGCCGCCACCGCGACCCAGGCCCAGATCAAGAGCGTCCTCGGCCTCTCCGACTCCGCCGCCTGGAAGGCGGTCGCCGTCACCCCGATGATCGGCGTCAACGACGTCTCCTCCGAGGTCTTCAAGGTGGACGACGCCGCCCAGCTCGTCGACTTCGCCAAGTCCAAGGGCCTCGGCTGGCTCTCCATGTGGTCGGCCACCCGCGACCAGCAGTGCGCCGGCGGCGCCAAGTCCACCGCGGACGCGACCTGCAGCTCCATCACCCAGGACAAGTACGCCTTCTCGAAGGCCTTCGCGGCGATCGGCTGA
- a CDS encoding ABC transporter substrate-binding protein has product MRITRTGRRGRRAAALSTTVLTASALLLTGCSSDSGSDASDSNGNITLTVADFGQFGYKEADLFAKYHKLHPKITVKEETTANEQDYYPKLLQQLNTGSGLADVTGIEVGRIKEVVDTQAAKFTDLSKTINVGDWVSWKEKQATASDGTVIGAGTDIGPMSLCYRKDLFEKAGLPSDRDAVAKAVAGGWEDYLKLGEQYKKKAPSGTYFMDSASAMYNAVVSSSAQQYYDASGKPIYKDSPSVQQGWNLAAEAASKKLTHGLAQFTDAWTAALRKGSVATVACPAWMAGQISTNSGDAFKGKWDIAKAPGSTAANWGGSFLAVPKSGKHAKEAAELVKWLTAPEQQAEVFKAIGVFPSNKGAYDLPGVKNATLPYFNNAPIGQIYADEAKTIPEAVLGPKDATIKDTISTQINNMEQRGTKPADAWKAATDAIDKVIG; this is encoded by the coding sequence ATGCGCATCACCCGTACCGGTCGCCGCGGCCGCAGAGCGGCGGCCCTGAGCACAACGGTCCTGACCGCCTCGGCGCTGCTGCTGACCGGTTGCAGCAGCGACAGCGGCTCGGACGCCTCGGACTCCAACGGGAACATCACTCTCACGGTCGCGGACTTCGGGCAGTTCGGCTACAAGGAGGCCGACCTGTTCGCGAAATACCACAAGCTGCACCCGAAGATCACGGTGAAGGAGGAGACGACCGCCAACGAGCAGGACTACTACCCCAAGCTCCTTCAGCAGCTGAACACGGGCAGTGGCCTGGCGGACGTCACCGGCATCGAGGTGGGCCGCATCAAGGAGGTCGTCGACACCCAGGCGGCCAAGTTCACCGACCTGAGCAAGACGATCAACGTGGGCGACTGGGTCTCCTGGAAGGAGAAGCAGGCCACCGCCTCGGACGGCACGGTCATCGGCGCCGGCACCGACATCGGCCCGATGTCCCTGTGCTACCGCAAGGACCTCTTCGAGAAGGCGGGCCTGCCCTCCGACCGCGACGCGGTCGCCAAGGCCGTCGCGGGCGGCTGGGAGGACTACCTCAAGCTCGGCGAGCAGTACAAGAAGAAGGCGCCGTCCGGCACTTACTTCATGGACTCCGCGAGCGCCATGTACAACGCGGTCGTCAGCTCCTCCGCGCAGCAGTACTACGACGCCTCCGGCAAGCCGATCTACAAGGACAGCCCCTCCGTGCAGCAGGGCTGGAACCTGGCCGCCGAGGCCGCGTCGAAGAAGCTGACCCACGGTCTGGCGCAGTTCACCGACGCCTGGACGGCGGCGCTGCGCAAGGGCAGCGTGGCGACCGTGGCCTGCCCCGCCTGGATGGCCGGGCAGATCTCCACCAACTCCGGTGACGCCTTCAAGGGCAAGTGGGACATAGCCAAGGCCCCCGGCTCGACCGCGGCCAACTGGGGCGGCTCCTTCCTCGCCGTGCCCAAGAGCGGCAAGCACGCCAAGGAGGCCGCCGAGCTCGTCAAGTGGCTGACCGCCCCGGAGCAGCAGGCCGAGGTGTTCAAGGCGATCGGTGTCTTCCCGTCGAACAAGGGCGCCTACGACCTGCCCGGCGTGAAGAACGCGACGCTCCCGTACTTCAACAACGCGCCGATCGGCCAGATTTACGCCGACGAGGCCAAGACCATCCCCGAGGCGGTCCTCGGCCCGAAGGACGCGACGATCAAGGACACCATCTCCACGCAGATCAACAACATGGAGCAGCGGGGCACCAAGCCCGCCGACGCGTGGAAGGCCGCGACCGACGCGATCGACAAGGTGATCGGCTGA
- a CDS encoding carbohydrate ABC transporter permease: protein MATTTPTRGAPTPPAGGSGAVPNGRGAWRSRLWRFDDLASPYAYIAPFFLVFGAFGLYPLLYTGWIALHRVEMTSLSTSEWVGFDNFTKILQDSEFWTAVTNTFLIGVISTVPQLLVALGLAHLLNYKLRASTFWRTVVLTPYATSVATAALVFALVFRADGGILNWVLHFVGIGNTDWGNGEWTSKIAISVIVIWRWTGYNALIYLAAMQAVPTDLYEAASIDGATRWQQFRKVTIPSLRPTILFTIVISTIGSMQLFGEPLLLQGGTLGSTGGNEHQYETLSIYLYNYGWKLGHLGPAAAVAWAMLALLLLIALINLIVGRFLRKSAV from the coding sequence GTGGCAACGACGACACCCACACGGGGTGCCCCCACCCCGCCCGCCGGCGGCTCCGGTGCCGTACCGAACGGACGCGGCGCCTGGCGCAGCCGGCTGTGGCGCTTCGACGACCTCGCGTCCCCGTACGCGTACATCGCTCCGTTCTTCCTCGTTTTCGGTGCCTTCGGGCTCTACCCGCTCCTCTACACGGGCTGGATCGCCCTGCACCGGGTGGAGATGACGAGCCTCAGCACCTCGGAGTGGGTCGGCTTCGACAACTTCACCAAGATCCTCCAGGACTCGGAGTTCTGGACGGCCGTCACCAACACCTTCCTGATCGGCGTCATCTCGACCGTCCCGCAGCTGCTCGTGGCCCTGGGCCTCGCCCACCTGCTCAACTACAAGCTGCGTGCCAGCACGTTCTGGCGGACGGTCGTCCTCACCCCGTACGCCACCTCGGTGGCGACCGCGGCCCTGGTCTTCGCCCTGGTCTTCCGCGCCGACGGCGGCATCCTCAACTGGGTGCTGCACTTCGTGGGCATCGGCAACACCGACTGGGGCAACGGCGAATGGACCTCCAAGATCGCCATCTCGGTCATCGTGATCTGGCGCTGGACCGGCTACAACGCGCTGATCTACCTGGCGGCCATGCAGGCCGTGCCCACCGACCTGTACGAGGCCGCCTCCATCGACGGGGCGACGCGCTGGCAGCAGTTCCGCAAGGTGACCATCCCCTCGCTGCGGCCGACGATCCTGTTCACCATCGTCATCTCGACGATCGGCTCCATGCAGCTGTTCGGTGAGCCGCTGCTCCTCCAGGGCGGCACGCTCGGCTCCACCGGCGGCAACGAGCACCAGTACGAGACCCTCAGCATCTACCTCTACAACTACGGCTGGAAGCTGGGGCATCTGGGTCCGGCCGCGGCGGTGGCCTGGGCCATGCTCGCCCTGCTGCTGCTCATCGCCCTGATCAACCTGATCGTCGGCCGGTTCCTGCGCAAGAGCGCGGTCTGA